Within Falco cherrug isolate bFalChe1 chromosome 12, bFalChe1.pri, whole genome shotgun sequence, the genomic segment ACAGAACTGATTCCAGTCCCGCTGTCAAGCACTGACAGATCTTTTCTTGCTTAATAATAATCTGGTTTGGCTACTGCTTCCTCATCCTGAGCCTCAGACTGCAGTTAAAGCAGGTTCCCTGGCCTTCCCCAAGCTGCAGCCAGTGCCTTTTGCAAGTTGGGTGTTGGGAGGGTGAGCAGGTGTTTCAGACGTGCTTCCCGTGATACCCAAAGGCGCCCTTGAGAGGAGGACCCCCAGGGGAGCTGGTTTGCTGGGTCATTCTCTGGTGACGCTCCTTCCTCATTAGCTTCTTCAGGTGGGTGTGAGCAACCGACACGGAACTGAGCCAAGGTTCAGCCTTGGATTGTCAACCTGCTTGGGCCGCTAACGGCAGATTGCCAGCAAAATGATGGAAGAAATCTCCATAACGGTGGCTTACGATGCCCATGTTTTTAGCCAACTGTATGATGAAGACTTTCTGGCCAATCTGGTGGCAGTCAGCAAACCCAAATCTGTGGTAGGTGTTGCTCTTGCTCCTTTGCCAATTATGCTTAAAGTTATACTCTGTCCAGTGGTTAAGTCCTTCTGCTGGAAGCTATTTGCTGTttagtttctctttttattgctttttcagaaatttgCTGTCATgcatcaataaaaataattgatgtCAGAAGAGATAAGATTGTTAAAATAAGATCTTTCTGGGCTACTAAGTTTAGAAGAAGGTGATTTGCTCAGTATGAGAACAGTTGAAATAATAttgaaataatagaaataataattaaagcagcaaatgaCTGAGCTTATCTATCCATGGAATCAGCACTAAATGATATAAACACTTCCTTTGCCTTAGCACATCAGTTAAAAGTTCAGGGCAAATGCTCAGTGTATGCCGAGGATGTGGGGTGTAGGTCACCATCATCACTAAATCTGAGAGAATCTATTCCTTGCATGGCACTGGTGATGTTACACTTTTATATGTTCTCCTGAAATCAGCATAAATATCTGTAAAAACTTTTTAGTTAAATGGCCGCTTCCTTTTTTCATAAATAGCCTATGTCTTTGTGTAAATGACACGTATAGTGTGGTCATCTTCTTCCCTCATGGAGATCCCAGCCCCTGTGGGGAGCTGCATTCAAGTCAATAAAGTTAGGTTCTGAGGATTGGTGCCAAAGTTCATCTTTGGTCTCAAATTCTACAGATGAGTCCGTGTGGGAGCCAGTCCACCTAGAAGCAGTCAAAGTAAGgcttggaaaataaaagtgcATTTACAGGTGTTGAGCTTAACTTGAAGGCAGATACCGTTAAAAAATCAGTCTAAATACGAATCAGGCTAATTCTTTGGCCACCCAATGAAGCATTTGTGTTTGCACACTTCGgtctgtgtatgtgtttgtgtcCAGGCAGTTCGCTAAGCTGTGACGAAGGGAGGTGttctcagaaaaggaaaaatttgctTTATTGCTATCTTGTGTAAAACCTCTCTGCGCACAGTTCCTGCTTGGGTTTTTCTGCCTGTCCACGCTCAGGAAATCTCGGGTGCACGAACTCCTCTCCTGCGTCTCCCGTTAGGCTGCTGGACTTAATCCAGAGCTCTGCCCAGTCCCTTTTATTATGgtgcctttttctgtctctggcCTCCTCTAGGCTAGAATTTACAAGGCCCGTTAGAAtagttaaataataaatatggaAATCCAGTGCAGATAAAATTGTTACTTTATTATGACCTGGATGGAGACTGGGCTCCAAAGAGACTTTAACTTCACCGGGGTATTAGGAGTTACGTACTTTTCTCATGCTCGTGTTTTGAAATAGGTGGTATATTTTAGTTAATTTAGTTTTTTACTGTTTACAATTAGTTAATTGTCCAGGCACAacccttcctcttcttctgccTTAGCTGATTGCTGGGGCAGCATTTATGATTCTGACTAGAAGCCGAGAGAAGTATCCTTCAGACAGGTAGGGATGCTGCAACAGGACTATCGGGAGCCGGGTGCTGGCGGAGAAGGTCCCACCGGCGGGCTCCGGGAGAGCCCTTCGGATGAGTTTCTTGGAGCAGGTGATGGTGGCAGTGGGGTTTCCTAGATGCCTCCTGTCCTGAACTGCTTGTGTGGGCTAGAGCCTGTACTGCagttgtttaaattaaaatccttgTGGTAGGAAAACATTTCATGGATGGCTTACCCTATAATTTCAGTCTTTGGAAAGTGCTACTGAAGCTGGCTGGGTGATGGCCTCTGAAGTTTTGTATAGCTTTGGAGCAAAAGTACTGGACATTGCAATATGTATCTCGCCGTTCCTCCGGGTCAGCTGCAAGTGGCTGCAGGAGACAATAACTGGTATCAAGAGCATCACGTTACAGCTCTGGCTGGTTTTTGCCACTCTGAAAAtaacactaaaagaaaaaaaattctctatGAAGTAACTACTTATCTCCTAGTAAACGGAGATACTTACACGGAACAACCATGGGAGGAAAAGTATCATTATTACTAATATTTATCAGATGTGAATGATTGACTTAAGTTAAATACATGTTCTCAccaactctttttttcctggagtaTTAACATGTTTCGGTGCATTATGTACTAGTAAATAAGTTAAGAAATGTGGGGTTTGCAGGGTTTACATAGGAAATACTTAACTACCCATTTAAATGGTTTTGAATTGTATTAACTAAGCAAATAATGGTGCAAACAACCTGAGGAGGTTTAAGATGAAGCTCGACAGGATTATAATAGGGTTAGACAGTGCGTGGGAGCCTGCGCTACTAAGGGACGGGACCTGATGACTCAGAAAGTTTCTTTCAGTTCTCTACTGCTATGTTTAATCATGGGACAAGTTGCCAGCTGGGATAAGTTGGGGCAAATCCCCTCGACTGTCCTGGTCATTCTACCAGATTGCACAAAGGTATGTACTGTACATGAAGTAAGATTCTGCAGAAGGAATTTGCAGTGCTTTTGTTTATTCTGAGAGTTCATGTTAATAGCACATGTATTTTTGCAATCTGGGATTCATCTGTTTGTTTGCAAAATCCAGGCTTCATATACATTTAAAGGAATTTCTACTATGCTGCTCTGGTTGCAGagtgaagttttaaaaaaaaaaaaaaaagttatttaaaggCTTTCATTCTGTTCCGTGGTTTGGATGGCAGGATCGTTATCGCTGTAGTTCCAGAAATCTTGCAACTAGTAACTCATAGTTACTTGGGTAGTGCCATAGGCACACAGAGTCTGTCTTGCACAGAGAGCGCCACGTGTTACGACATGAGGTGGCAAAGGGTTAATGCCGAAACCAAACCAGGCCCAGCTGGTAGCTGTTGTGGGGTGCTCTTGCTTGAGGGCAGCCTTGCCTAACCTTCTGACATGTCCGTGGTAATGAACTTCGTTAGGAAAATCAGAATTATCCGCTGTTGTCCAGGTCCCGTCAACTCTATTCGTATTTTTCAGTGGCAAATATGAATTTTTCCGTGGAAGGCGTAGCAGTGGTTTTGTAGCATTGCTTTGATGCACATAAATAGTAGACAGTGGAACAGTTTGCAGATGATCCGAGATAAGGGGTTTTTAAATATACTCCAAAGCAACGCTGTGTGATAGCAATCCTCcaacatatattttaataaaattagtCATATTGCAGTGTGACCATGACACATGGTTGTTTTGCTGTGTGGTCCTGCTTTCGAGATTTCCAGTTATTCTGAAACTGCTTCGTACAGACATGCAAAGCGACCTACGAAAGTGGACTGCTGTGTAGTTTGTGCAAGGACTGCGTAGCTTTACTCTGGGGAATTTCAATTCTCGACTTATCTGCAGAAAACTTGGACCCAAGGGGTTGCAAAAATGGTATGCTAAGTGGTATAATCCTCTTAATCCAGGGTTGAAGGGCATTCTTCTGGAGAGCTTTGCTGTATTCTCatttgcctgcctgcctggtgtTTAGCGCTCTGTTCAGGGGAATTAGCAGCCATTTCATACAAGCGATTTGTAGTTACACGCCAGCAGGCTCTGCCGTAATGATTTCTAGGCTCTCAATTTCCCGTCAAAGCCAAACTAAGGAGGTTCAGAGCGGATGGGTGAACTGCAAATGGGGTGAAGAACTAGGTGGCCTGGCAGGAGCACAGGGCATAGCGGTCAGTGGGTTTAACAGGCGGCTGGGTAAACGTTTCTGGGGTTTATAGTGGGACTGGGACTGTTTAGCATCTTCAGGCCTAGACACCAGAAGAGGATGTGCCCTGTTTTTCAAGTGGCAAAACCTTCATTTTCAGGCAGCAAAATCCAGAGAATAGGTGGTGGACACACGGAAAGACAGGTCTGCTGATCAGAGGAACCTCAGCAGGGGTGGGCTGGACTTCCTGaggttcagcaaaggcaagtgcaaAACCCAGGGCTCCTCCCTGGGCAGAAATAACTCCATAGTCTGTGCAGGCTGGGAACCAAACGTCGATAGTATCAGTGCAAAAAGGGCGTTGGGAGTCATGGTGGGTGGCAACAGGAGCGAGCAGCGTGTGGGGACAAGGGCGGGCTGGCAGCGTGTCGGGTGGGATGCTGATTCCTCCCACCCAGCAGTCCTGAGGCTGCATCTCACACGCTGAGTCCAGGTTTGAGCCCCCCCAGAGGAAGGGGTGCCCTGCTTTTGggtgggatagagttaatttttcttcttggctggcacaatgctgtgttttggatgtggtgtgagaacaatgctgatagcacACTGGTGTTGTAGTTGTTGTGGGTCATGTTTACACTatgtcaaggacttttcagtttcttaggccctgccagcgggagggctggaggggcacaagaaatggggaggggacacggccgggatggctgacccgaactagccatAGGGGTGCTCCATACCATAGACCATCGTACTCAGTATagaaactggggggagttggctggggcctgggcatcggtcagcaggtggggAGCCGTTGTGTTGTGCGTCACTTGGggctttttcccttccctttggattgtgttcctctccccttctctctccttgacattacaattgttgttgttatcattgttattatatcaattattaaattgttcttatctcagccctcaagttttaccttttccccagttctcctccccatcccgctgcaggggggcagggagggagtgGTACTTAGTTTCTGGtgggggttaaaccacaacaaaggGATATTCAGAGCCCAGGTCCGGCAGAGGAGccctgggagggcagggggcagaggagCCCTGCGAGGGCAGGGGGCTGACCGCAGCAGGGAAGGGTGAAAGGGTTGGGGCAGCTTAGCCTGAAGACCAGAAAGCTCAGGAAAAGTGATCTGATTGCAGTCTCCTGCCACCAAAAAGAAGGTCCTGGAGAGGCTGGAGCCAAACGCCCTTCAGGGGCACACAGTCAGGAGATGAGAAGGAATGGTCTGGATTTCCAGCGAAGCAAATTCTGGCTCAGTGTAAGGGGAAGCAGCGCTGCCCAGGGTGGCCCTGGCTTCTCCGTCCTTGGAGAGACTCTCACGAGCAGCATGCTCTGCCTTTGAAGCTATCCCTGCCTGAGCAGGACGTTGGTCTGTGCCTACTGGAGAGCCCTTCCAGTCTACACTTTTCTAAGTCTCTAACTCTTGCAAATGAGGAGGAGCTGACAGCGTTTGAGCTTTTGAAGACTATTTTTCCCTGGGTGGCATTAGTGctggcatgctgctgctgttgctgctgccaaaGGAGCAATAAGGGAGCTTGGGTGGTCGCTATTAGAACTGGCTGTTTTCAGCAGATAGAATCCTTGTCTGCGCCCTTCCCTGCTCTCGGGATGTCCCTAGGAGTGGTCTGGCctccacttcttcctcctctgtggGGCAGGAACAGCCAGATTCCGCCCTGATCCTCTCACCTTGTCtttggagcagaaaaaaatttcttttttctgcagataAATAAGATACAcagataataaaataacaaattttatttattaagcaggtgatgcagaaaaagaaaagctctaatagtttttgtctttcctttcctttgatTGCTCAAGTCCCTTGGCTTTTGTGATTTCACGATGCAGCTGCTCTTCCTTTAACTctaaaatttttaaacattttgtgtATTCTACTCTCGCTTGTCATCCTTCCAGCTTCACAAccttttctgtgatttcttttgcCAGTACAAATCTTGTCTTCCCAAAAATTCAGGTGAGACATGTTTATATGGAATAGCACATGTTATGTTTACCATCACCTAAATTTTTGTTTATAAGAGTTCTACATGTTTATTCTGCTTTAA encodes:
- the RABGAP1L gene encoding rab GTPase-activating protein 1-like isoform X7 — protein: MMEEISITVAYDAHVFSQLYDEDFLANLVAVSKPKSVVPTKKLKKYEREYQTMRESQLQQEDPMDRYKFICL